Proteins from a genomic interval of Chelonoidis abingdonii isolate Lonesome George chromosome 7, CheloAbing_2.0, whole genome shotgun sequence:
- the FAM193B gene encoding protein FAM193B isoform X2 has translation MPPRAQGLGRPISQWAGLPRREAASRLRANAGAEPAGRNAAVDLPELQEECGGGGAAGYPGAGPGGDKHPSLPLAPECIGQAPAVAPGLKVCPYSHAVPPASSGAAPGSPLPTSLDFCKTLPKQFKSMCRRPTPPGEAFHSLDHHRHPDLAAPPNSPTGLPSQPPALISTKQSPAHPNTSPQAALAPAPSPHTVAAESPSAGTLSHGQASCKSPHLPPTNVPLLKMPPPLSGCAHPCNGHCSGSLVPPAAPHQLPSTNRDPVCKGHKFPNGTSCHPPQSCEVDEGLGEDEDSSSERSSCTSSSTNQKDGKFCDCCYCEFFGHNAPPAAPTSRNYAEIREKLRSRLTKRKEELPQKLGHSSSSGEPAVDHRDVDELLDYINSSEPKPLNTAKAAKRARHKQKKKEKEKAQLEAEAQKRVARGPLAGQDRELMEEKFREWPQLELERVNSFLSSRLQEIKNTIKDSIRASFSVYDLNLDVADFPKKAAVLEQKTLLSHLNGSSGLQEIDLDLSPLSLGSPKNHMLLRSELGPRWGEGPEEGPLQAENGVVKRLSAVPNLSRMIWVQSPQPTDCAQESGGPGLDCKEVAPAKGPEQQEQAPVGGRQRKNKRQSCQAKKGDCTAVPSAQAGLESPSSKGLVLGAKHPSKPGGVPSLQRASGCVEPLESAKGQGWGCGGSRPEKERSSEWKGRRGEGKAEQPELMQPPPPAAGDWQPPHPATLGSSPQPKGKSRKSRSRMEKSNTSIDDVFLPKDVDGVEMDETDREVEYFKRFCLDSAKQTRQKVAVNWTNFTLKKTTSSAAQ, from the exons ATGCCACCGAGAGCGCAAGGACTGGGGAGGCCCATCTCACAATGGGCTGGTCTCCCCAGGCGAGAGGCTGCCTCCAGACTTCGTGCCAACGCTGGTGCAGAACCTGCTGGGAGAAATGCCGCTGTGGATctgccagagctgcaggaagagtgtggaggaggaggagcggcgGGCTATCCAGGAGCAGGCCCTGGCG GTGACAAGCACCCCAGCCTCCCGCTGGCTCCAGAGTGCATCGGCCAGGCTCCTGCTGTGGCGCCCGGGCTCAAGGTCTGTCCCTACAGCCATGCCGTCCCCCCAGCTTCCAGCGGGGCTGCCCCCGGTTCACCTCTGCCTACCTCACTTGACTTCTGTAAGACGCTTCCCAAGCAGTTCAAGAGCATGTGCCGCAGGCCCACCCCACCAG GTGAGGCCTTCCACTCCTTGGACCATCACCGGCACCCAGACCTCGCCGCTCCTCCCAACAGCCCCACGGGGCTCCCCTCCCAGCCGCCGGCGCTGATCTCCACCAAGCAGTCACCTGCCCACCCGAACACCTCACCGCAGGCAGCGCTggcccctgcacccagcccccacaCAGTCGCTGCCGAGTCCCCTTCTGCTGGCACCCTCTCGCACGGCCAGGCCTCCTGCAAGAGCCCTCACCTGCCCCCCACCAACGTGCCGCTTCTGAAGATGCCACCTCCGCTTTCAGGCTGTGCCCACCCCTGCAATGGGCACTGCAGCGGCTCCCTGGTGCCACCAGCTGCCCCGCACCAGCTGCCCAGCACTAATAG GGACCCCGTGTGCAAAGGACACAAGTTCCCCAATGGTACCAGCTGTCACCCGCCACAGTCATGCGAGGTGGACGAGGGGCTCGGGGAGGATGAGGACAGCAGCTCCGAGCGCAGctcctgcacctcctcctccaccaatCAGAAAGATGGGAAATTCTGTGACTGCTGCTACTGTGAGTTCTTCGGCCACAATGCG ccccctgCGGCCCCCACGAGCCGGAACTATGCCGAGATTCGGGAGAAGCTGCGCTCCCGTCTCACCAAGAGGAAGGAGGAGCTGCCGCAGAAGCTGGGCCACAGCAGCAGCTCGGGGGAGCCGGCCGTGGATCACCGGGACGTGGACGAGCTCCTGGACTACATCAACAGCTCGGAGCCCAAGCCCCTGAACACCGCCAAGGCCGCCAAGCGGGCCCGGCACAAGCAGAAGAAGAAg GAGAAGGAGAAAGCCCAGCTGGAGGCGGAGGCCCAGAAGCGGGTGGCGCGCGGCCCTCTGGCTGGCCAGGACAGGGAGCTGATGGAGGAGAAGTTCCGGGAGtggccccagctggagctggagcgggTGAACAGCTTCCTCAGCAGCCGGCTGCAGGAGATCAAGAACACCATTAAGGACTCCATCCGTGCCAGCTTCAGCGTCTATGACCTCAACCTGGACGTTGCTGACTTCCCCAAGAAGGCGGCCGTGCTGGAGCAGAAAACTCTGCTGTCCCACCTCAACGGCTCCTCGGGCCTGCAGGAGATCGACCTGGATCTCTCCCCTCTGAGCCTGGGCTCCCCCAAGAACCACATGCTGCTGCGGAGCGAACTGGGCCCCCGCTGGGGAGAGGGCCCTGAGGAGGGGCCACTGCAGGCTGAGAACGGGGTGGTGAAGCGCCTGAGCGCGGTTCCCAACCTCTCCCGGATGATCTGGGTCCAGTCCCCGCAGCCGACAGACTGTGCCCAGGAGAGCGGCGGGCCCGGCTTGGACTGCAAGGAGGTGGCACCGGCCAAGGGTcctgagcagcaggagcaggcaccggtggggggcaggcagaggaagAACAAGCGACAGAGCTGCCAGGCGAAGAAGGGAGACTGCACCGCAGTGCCCAGCGCCCAGGCTGGGCTGGAGAGTCCCAGCTCGAaggggctggtgctgggagccaaGCACCCTTCGAAGCCTGGAGGAGTGCCTTCGCTGCAGAGGGCGAGTGGCTGTGTGGAGCCACTGGAGAGCgccaaggggcagggctggggctgtggtggtTCCAGGCcagagaaggagaggagcagCGAATGGAAAGGCCGGAGGGGCGAGGGCAAAGCAGAGCAACCGGAGCTGATGCAGCCACCTCCCCCTGCCGCTGgggactggcagcccccccaccccgccactctgggcagctccccccagcccaagGGCAAGAGCaggaagagcaggagcaggatgGAGAAATCCAACACGTCCATCG ATGACGTGTTCCTGCCCAAAGACGTGGATGGAGTAGAGATGGACGAGACGGACCGAGAAGTAGAGTACTTCAAGAG
- the FAM193B gene encoding protein FAM193B isoform X1, with the protein MPLWICQSCRKSVEEEERRAIQEQALAVSLSHTSCKSQSCGSGSHSSSSSSSSSSSSCHGNSGDWDPSSFLSAHKLSGLWNSQHANGATQGSPLGGPPAALGDKHPSLPLAPECIGQAPAVAPGLKVCPYSHAVPPASSGAAPGSPLPTSLDFCKTLPKQFKSMCRRPTPPGEAFHSLDHHRHPDLAAPPNSPTGLPSQPPALISTKQSPAHPNTSPQAALAPAPSPHTVAAESPSAGTLSHGQASCKSPHLPPTNVPLLKMPPPLSGCAHPCNGHCSGSLVPPAAPHQLPSTNRDPVCKGHKFPNGTSCHPPQSCEVDEGLGEDEDSSSERSSCTSSSTNQKDGKFCDCCYCEFFGHNAPPAAPTSRNYAEIREKLRSRLTKRKEELPQKLGHSSSSGEPAVDHRDVDELLDYINSSEPKPLNTAKAAKRARHKQKKKEKEKAQLEAEAQKRVARGPLAGQDRELMEEKFREWPQLELERVNSFLSSRLQEIKNTIKDSIRASFSVYDLNLDVADFPKKAAVLEQKTLLSHLNGSSGLQEIDLDLSPLSLGSPKNHMLLRSELGPRWGEGPEEGPLQAENGVVKRLSAVPNLSRMIWVQSPQPTDCAQESGGPGLDCKEVAPAKGPEQQEQAPVGGRQRKNKRQSCQAKKGDCTAVPSAQAGLESPSSKGLVLGAKHPSKPGGVPSLQRASGCVEPLESAKGQGWGCGGSRPEKERSSEWKGRRGEGKAEQPELMQPPPPAAGDWQPPHPATLGSSPQPKGKSRKSRSRMEKSNTSIDDVFLPKDVDGVEMDETDREVEYFKRFCLDSAKQTRQKVAVNWTNFTLKKTTSSAAQ; encoded by the exons ATGCCGCTGTGGATctgccagagctgcaggaagagtgtggaggaggaggagcggcgGGCTATCCAGGAGCAGGCCCTGGCG GTCTCGTTATCGCACACATCCTGCAAGTCCCAGTCTTGTGGCAGCGGCTCCcactcctcatcttcctcctcctcttcctcctcctcctcatgccACGGGAACTCGGGGGACTGGGATCCCAGCTCCTTCCTGTCTGCTCACAAACTGTCGGGCCTCTGGAATTCCCAGCATGCCAACGGAGCCACACAGGGCAGCCCCTTAGgggggccccctgctgcactAG GTGACAAGCACCCCAGCCTCCCGCTGGCTCCAGAGTGCATCGGCCAGGCTCCTGCTGTGGCGCCCGGGCTCAAGGTCTGTCCCTACAGCCATGCCGTCCCCCCAGCTTCCAGCGGGGCTGCCCCCGGTTCACCTCTGCCTACCTCACTTGACTTCTGTAAGACGCTTCCCAAGCAGTTCAAGAGCATGTGCCGCAGGCCCACCCCACCAG GTGAGGCCTTCCACTCCTTGGACCATCACCGGCACCCAGACCTCGCCGCTCCTCCCAACAGCCCCACGGGGCTCCCCTCCCAGCCGCCGGCGCTGATCTCCACCAAGCAGTCACCTGCCCACCCGAACACCTCACCGCAGGCAGCGCTggcccctgcacccagcccccacaCAGTCGCTGCCGAGTCCCCTTCTGCTGGCACCCTCTCGCACGGCCAGGCCTCCTGCAAGAGCCCTCACCTGCCCCCCACCAACGTGCCGCTTCTGAAGATGCCACCTCCGCTTTCAGGCTGTGCCCACCCCTGCAATGGGCACTGCAGCGGCTCCCTGGTGCCACCAGCTGCCCCGCACCAGCTGCCCAGCACTAATAG GGACCCCGTGTGCAAAGGACACAAGTTCCCCAATGGTACCAGCTGTCACCCGCCACAGTCATGCGAGGTGGACGAGGGGCTCGGGGAGGATGAGGACAGCAGCTCCGAGCGCAGctcctgcacctcctcctccaccaatCAGAAAGATGGGAAATTCTGTGACTGCTGCTACTGTGAGTTCTTCGGCCACAATGCG ccccctgCGGCCCCCACGAGCCGGAACTATGCCGAGATTCGGGAGAAGCTGCGCTCCCGTCTCACCAAGAGGAAGGAGGAGCTGCCGCAGAAGCTGGGCCACAGCAGCAGCTCGGGGGAGCCGGCCGTGGATCACCGGGACGTGGACGAGCTCCTGGACTACATCAACAGCTCGGAGCCCAAGCCCCTGAACACCGCCAAGGCCGCCAAGCGGGCCCGGCACAAGCAGAAGAAGAAg GAGAAGGAGAAAGCCCAGCTGGAGGCGGAGGCCCAGAAGCGGGTGGCGCGCGGCCCTCTGGCTGGCCAGGACAGGGAGCTGATGGAGGAGAAGTTCCGGGAGtggccccagctggagctggagcgggTGAACAGCTTCCTCAGCAGCCGGCTGCAGGAGATCAAGAACACCATTAAGGACTCCATCCGTGCCAGCTTCAGCGTCTATGACCTCAACCTGGACGTTGCTGACTTCCCCAAGAAGGCGGCCGTGCTGGAGCAGAAAACTCTGCTGTCCCACCTCAACGGCTCCTCGGGCCTGCAGGAGATCGACCTGGATCTCTCCCCTCTGAGCCTGGGCTCCCCCAAGAACCACATGCTGCTGCGGAGCGAACTGGGCCCCCGCTGGGGAGAGGGCCCTGAGGAGGGGCCACTGCAGGCTGAGAACGGGGTGGTGAAGCGCCTGAGCGCGGTTCCCAACCTCTCCCGGATGATCTGGGTCCAGTCCCCGCAGCCGACAGACTGTGCCCAGGAGAGCGGCGGGCCCGGCTTGGACTGCAAGGAGGTGGCACCGGCCAAGGGTcctgagcagcaggagcaggcaccggtggggggcaggcagaggaagAACAAGCGACAGAGCTGCCAGGCGAAGAAGGGAGACTGCACCGCAGTGCCCAGCGCCCAGGCTGGGCTGGAGAGTCCCAGCTCGAaggggctggtgctgggagccaaGCACCCTTCGAAGCCTGGAGGAGTGCCTTCGCTGCAGAGGGCGAGTGGCTGTGTGGAGCCACTGGAGAGCgccaaggggcagggctggggctgtggtggtTCCAGGCcagagaaggagaggagcagCGAATGGAAAGGCCGGAGGGGCGAGGGCAAAGCAGAGCAACCGGAGCTGATGCAGCCACCTCCCCCTGCCGCTGgggactggcagcccccccaccccgccactctgggcagctccccccagcccaagGGCAAGAGCaggaagagcaggagcaggatgGAGAAATCCAACACGTCCATCG ATGACGTGTTCCTGCCCAAAGACGTGGATGGAGTAGAGATGGACGAGACGGACCGAGAAGTAGAGTACTTCAAGAG
- the FAM193B gene encoding protein FAM193B isoform X3 has protein sequence MCRRPTPPGEAFHSLDHHRHPDLAAPPNSPTGLPSQPPALISTKQSPAHPNTSPQAALAPAPSPHTVAAESPSAGTLSHGQASCKSPHLPPTNVPLLKMPPPLSGCAHPCNGHCSGSLVPPAAPHQLPSTNRDPVCKGHKFPNGTSCHPPQSCEVDEGLGEDEDSSSERSSCTSSSTNQKDGKFCDCCYCEFFGHNAPPAAPTSRNYAEIREKLRSRLTKRKEELPQKLGHSSSSGEPAVDHRDVDELLDYINSSEPKPLNTAKAAKRARHKQKKKEKEKAQLEAEAQKRVARGPLAGQDRELMEEKFREWPQLELERVNSFLSSRLQEIKNTIKDSIRASFSVYDLNLDVADFPKKAAVLEQKTLLSHLNGSSGLQEIDLDLSPLSLGSPKNHMLLRSELGPRWGEGPEEGPLQAENGVVKRLSAVPNLSRMIWVQSPQPTDCAQESGGPGLDCKEVAPAKGPEQQEQAPVGGRQRKNKRQSCQAKKGDCTAVPSAQAGLESPSSKGLVLGAKHPSKPGGVPSLQRASGCVEPLESAKGQGWGCGGSRPEKERSSEWKGRRGEGKAEQPELMQPPPPAAGDWQPPHPATLGSSPQPKGKSRKSRSRMEKSNTSIDDVFLPKDVDGVEMDETDREVEYFKRFCLDSAKQTRQKVAVNWTNFTLKKTTSSAAQ, from the exons ATGTGCCGCAGGCCCACCCCACCAG GTGAGGCCTTCCACTCCTTGGACCATCACCGGCACCCAGACCTCGCCGCTCCTCCCAACAGCCCCACGGGGCTCCCCTCCCAGCCGCCGGCGCTGATCTCCACCAAGCAGTCACCTGCCCACCCGAACACCTCACCGCAGGCAGCGCTggcccctgcacccagcccccacaCAGTCGCTGCCGAGTCCCCTTCTGCTGGCACCCTCTCGCACGGCCAGGCCTCCTGCAAGAGCCCTCACCTGCCCCCCACCAACGTGCCGCTTCTGAAGATGCCACCTCCGCTTTCAGGCTGTGCCCACCCCTGCAATGGGCACTGCAGCGGCTCCCTGGTGCCACCAGCTGCCCCGCACCAGCTGCCCAGCACTAATAG GGACCCCGTGTGCAAAGGACACAAGTTCCCCAATGGTACCAGCTGTCACCCGCCACAGTCATGCGAGGTGGACGAGGGGCTCGGGGAGGATGAGGACAGCAGCTCCGAGCGCAGctcctgcacctcctcctccaccaatCAGAAAGATGGGAAATTCTGTGACTGCTGCTACTGTGAGTTCTTCGGCCACAATGCG ccccctgCGGCCCCCACGAGCCGGAACTATGCCGAGATTCGGGAGAAGCTGCGCTCCCGTCTCACCAAGAGGAAGGAGGAGCTGCCGCAGAAGCTGGGCCACAGCAGCAGCTCGGGGGAGCCGGCCGTGGATCACCGGGACGTGGACGAGCTCCTGGACTACATCAACAGCTCGGAGCCCAAGCCCCTGAACACCGCCAAGGCCGCCAAGCGGGCCCGGCACAAGCAGAAGAAGAAg GAGAAGGAGAAAGCCCAGCTGGAGGCGGAGGCCCAGAAGCGGGTGGCGCGCGGCCCTCTGGCTGGCCAGGACAGGGAGCTGATGGAGGAGAAGTTCCGGGAGtggccccagctggagctggagcgggTGAACAGCTTCCTCAGCAGCCGGCTGCAGGAGATCAAGAACACCATTAAGGACTCCATCCGTGCCAGCTTCAGCGTCTATGACCTCAACCTGGACGTTGCTGACTTCCCCAAGAAGGCGGCCGTGCTGGAGCAGAAAACTCTGCTGTCCCACCTCAACGGCTCCTCGGGCCTGCAGGAGATCGACCTGGATCTCTCCCCTCTGAGCCTGGGCTCCCCCAAGAACCACATGCTGCTGCGGAGCGAACTGGGCCCCCGCTGGGGAGAGGGCCCTGAGGAGGGGCCACTGCAGGCTGAGAACGGGGTGGTGAAGCGCCTGAGCGCGGTTCCCAACCTCTCCCGGATGATCTGGGTCCAGTCCCCGCAGCCGACAGACTGTGCCCAGGAGAGCGGCGGGCCCGGCTTGGACTGCAAGGAGGTGGCACCGGCCAAGGGTcctgagcagcaggagcaggcaccggtggggggcaggcagaggaagAACAAGCGACAGAGCTGCCAGGCGAAGAAGGGAGACTGCACCGCAGTGCCCAGCGCCCAGGCTGGGCTGGAGAGTCCCAGCTCGAaggggctggtgctgggagccaaGCACCCTTCGAAGCCTGGAGGAGTGCCTTCGCTGCAGAGGGCGAGTGGCTGTGTGGAGCCACTGGAGAGCgccaaggggcagggctggggctgtggtggtTCCAGGCcagagaaggagaggagcagCGAATGGAAAGGCCGGAGGGGCGAGGGCAAAGCAGAGCAACCGGAGCTGATGCAGCCACCTCCCCCTGCCGCTGgggactggcagcccccccaccccgccactctgggcagctccccccagcccaagGGCAAGAGCaggaagagcaggagcaggatgGAGAAATCCAACACGTCCATCG ATGACGTGTTCCTGCCCAAAGACGTGGATGGAGTAGAGATGGACGAGACGGACCGAGAAGTAGAGTACTTCAAGAG